A DNA window from Leopardus geoffroyi isolate Oge1 chromosome A1, O.geoffroyi_Oge1_pat1.0, whole genome shotgun sequence contains the following coding sequences:
- the ECSCR gene encoding endothelial cell-specific chemotaxis regulator isoform X3, translating into MGTVGATQLCWVILGFLLLQGHHSQPMTIQTSSLQGAFSSQSLTTEPLSSNTALEKASQVLDAASKPRTQSTSTVDGHSQSLLGLTQSQPQKYTSGLDTSQDVIPTSTTMSLRTRDDSTILPTPTSETVLTVAAFGVISFIVILVVVVIILVSVVSLRFKCRKNKESEDPQKPGSSGLSESCSTANGEKDSITLISMKNINMNNSKGCPTAEKVL; encoded by the exons ATGGGGACCGTTGGAGCAACGCAGCTGTGCTGGGTGATCCTCGGCTTCCTCCTACTCCAAG GCCACCATTCCCAACCCATGACAATACAGACATCTAGCCTTCAGG GAGCCTTCAGCAGTCAAAGTCTGACCACAGAGCCACTTTCTTCCAACACAG CTCTGGAGAAGGCTTCACAGGTCCTCGATGCAGCCAGTAAACCCaggacacagagcacgagcactGTGGATGGTCACTCCCAGTCCCTGTTGGGGCTGACTCAGTCTCAGCCACAGAAGTACACATCAGGACTTG ACACTTCTCAAGATGTTATTCCCACATCAACCACCATGAGCCTGAGGACAAGAGATGACTCGACCATCTTACCCACCCCCACATCAGAGACGGTGCTCACTGTGGCCGCATTTG GTGTTATCAGCTTCATTGTCATCCTGGTGGTTGTGGTGATCATCCTAGTGAGTGTGGTCAGTCTAAGGTTTAAGTGTCGGAAGAACAAGGAGTCTGAAG ATCCCCAGAAACCTGGGAGTTCAGGGTTATCTGAAAG CTGCTCTACAGCCAATGGGGAGAAAGACAGCATCACCCTGATCTCCATGAAGAATATCAACATGAATAACAGCAAAGGATGCCCCACAGCAGAGAAG GTTCTATAG
- the ECSCR gene encoding endothelial cell-specific chemotaxis regulator isoform X1, protein MGTVGATQLCWVILGFLLLQGHHSQPMTIQTSSLQGAFSSQSLTTEPLSSNTGDSLSSEPSSPSPLASTETSALEKASQVLDAASKPRTQSTSTVDGHSQSLLGLTQSQPQKYTSGLDTSQDVIPTSTTMSLRTRDDSTILPTPTSETVLTVAAFGVISFIVILVVVVIILVSVVSLRFKCRKNKESEDPQKPGSSGLSESCSTANGEKDSITLISMKNINMNNSKGCPTAEKVL, encoded by the exons ATGGGGACCGTTGGAGCAACGCAGCTGTGCTGGGTGATCCTCGGCTTCCTCCTACTCCAAG GCCACCATTCCCAACCCATGACAATACAGACATCTAGCCTTCAGG GAGCCTTCAGCAGTCAAAGTCTGACCACAGAGCCACTTTCTTCCAACACAG GAGACAGCCTTTCCTCAGAGCCCAGCAGCCCAAGCCCTCTGGCCAGCACTGAGACCTCAG CTCTGGAGAAGGCTTCACAGGTCCTCGATGCAGCCAGTAAACCCaggacacagagcacgagcactGTGGATGGTCACTCCCAGTCCCTGTTGGGGCTGACTCAGTCTCAGCCACAGAAGTACACATCAGGACTTG ACACTTCTCAAGATGTTATTCCCACATCAACCACCATGAGCCTGAGGACAAGAGATGACTCGACCATCTTACCCACCCCCACATCAGAGACGGTGCTCACTGTGGCCGCATTTG GTGTTATCAGCTTCATTGTCATCCTGGTGGTTGTGGTGATCATCCTAGTGAGTGTGGTCAGTCTAAGGTTTAAGTGTCGGAAGAACAAGGAGTCTGAAG ATCCCCAGAAACCTGGGAGTTCAGGGTTATCTGAAAG CTGCTCTACAGCCAATGGGGAGAAAGACAGCATCACCCTGATCTCCATGAAGAATATCAACATGAATAACAGCAAAGGATGCCCCACAGCAGAGAAG GTTCTATAG
- the ECSCR gene encoding endothelial cell-specific chemotaxis regulator isoform X4, translating into MGTVGATQLCWVILGFLLLQGAFSSQSLTTEPLSSNTALEKASQVLDAASKPRTQSTSTVDGHSQSLLGLTQSQPQKYTSGLDTSQDVIPTSTTMSLRTRDDSTILPTPTSETVLTVAAFGVISFIVILVVVVIILVSVVSLRFKCRKNKESEDPQKPGSSGLSESCSTANGEKDSITLISMKNINMNNSKGCPTAEKVL; encoded by the exons ATGGGGACCGTTGGAGCAACGCAGCTGTGCTGGGTGATCCTCGGCTTCCTCCTACTCCAAG GAGCCTTCAGCAGTCAAAGTCTGACCACAGAGCCACTTTCTTCCAACACAG CTCTGGAGAAGGCTTCACAGGTCCTCGATGCAGCCAGTAAACCCaggacacagagcacgagcactGTGGATGGTCACTCCCAGTCCCTGTTGGGGCTGACTCAGTCTCAGCCACAGAAGTACACATCAGGACTTG ACACTTCTCAAGATGTTATTCCCACATCAACCACCATGAGCCTGAGGACAAGAGATGACTCGACCATCTTACCCACCCCCACATCAGAGACGGTGCTCACTGTGGCCGCATTTG GTGTTATCAGCTTCATTGTCATCCTGGTGGTTGTGGTGATCATCCTAGTGAGTGTGGTCAGTCTAAGGTTTAAGTGTCGGAAGAACAAGGAGTCTGAAG ATCCCCAGAAACCTGGGAGTTCAGGGTTATCTGAAAG CTGCTCTACAGCCAATGGGGAGAAAGACAGCATCACCCTGATCTCCATGAAGAATATCAACATGAATAACAGCAAAGGATGCCCCACAGCAGAGAAG GTTCTATAG
- the ECSCR gene encoding endothelial cell-specific chemotaxis regulator isoform X2: MGTVGATQLCWVILGFLLLQGAFSSQSLTTEPLSSNTGDSLSSEPSSPSPLASTETSALEKASQVLDAASKPRTQSTSTVDGHSQSLLGLTQSQPQKYTSGLDTSQDVIPTSTTMSLRTRDDSTILPTPTSETVLTVAAFGVISFIVILVVVVIILVSVVSLRFKCRKNKESEDPQKPGSSGLSESCSTANGEKDSITLISMKNINMNNSKGCPTAEKVL, translated from the exons ATGGGGACCGTTGGAGCAACGCAGCTGTGCTGGGTGATCCTCGGCTTCCTCCTACTCCAAG GAGCCTTCAGCAGTCAAAGTCTGACCACAGAGCCACTTTCTTCCAACACAG GAGACAGCCTTTCCTCAGAGCCCAGCAGCCCAAGCCCTCTGGCCAGCACTGAGACCTCAG CTCTGGAGAAGGCTTCACAGGTCCTCGATGCAGCCAGTAAACCCaggacacagagcacgagcactGTGGATGGTCACTCCCAGTCCCTGTTGGGGCTGACTCAGTCTCAGCCACAGAAGTACACATCAGGACTTG ACACTTCTCAAGATGTTATTCCCACATCAACCACCATGAGCCTGAGGACAAGAGATGACTCGACCATCTTACCCACCCCCACATCAGAGACGGTGCTCACTGTGGCCGCATTTG GTGTTATCAGCTTCATTGTCATCCTGGTGGTTGTGGTGATCATCCTAGTGAGTGTGGTCAGTCTAAGGTTTAAGTGTCGGAAGAACAAGGAGTCTGAAG ATCCCCAGAAACCTGGGAGTTCAGGGTTATCTGAAAG CTGCTCTACAGCCAATGGGGAGAAAGACAGCATCACCCTGATCTCCATGAAGAATATCAACATGAATAACAGCAAAGGATGCCCCACAGCAGAGAAG GTTCTATAG